The sequence ACCGACTGCGGGACCGGGCTGCTCCACGGGGCCATGGGGGCGACGCTGGAACTGGCCGACCAGATCGTGCTGGTCAGCCTGGTGGCGGTGGACGGGGCGAGCTCGGCCGCCGCGACGTTGGACTGGCTCACCGCCCATGGGTACGCGGACCTGGTCAGGAACGCCATCGTCGTGCTGAACGCCGTGGAACCCAAGTCGGACGTGGACGTCGCGCTGCTGGAGCGCCATTTCGGCGCCCGCTGCCGCGCCGTGATCCGCGTCCCCTACGACCCGCACCTCAAGGAGGGCGCGGAGGTGGACCTGGTCCGTCTGCGGCCCACCACCCGGGGCGCGTACCTGCGCCTGGCGGCCGCCGCCGGTCAGGCGTTCGGCCTGCGTCCCGACCGGAGCAACTGATGGGCCCTGCCGCCGAGGATCCCGTGCTCGACTGGGATCTGGGCCCCCCGCACCACAACTCCCGGCGGATGCTCATCGTGGTCGTCTCCATCGTGGGGGCGATCCTCCTGGCGATCGGCGGATGGCATCTCCTGCGGCCCGACCCCATCACCTCGACCGTCCGGACCACGGACCTCACCGCAGGCACGGTCACGCTCGCCCCGCCCTCCGACTACAAGGGGGAGGCCGGCTATCCCGTCGGGTTCCCCCACAACGAGCTGGGAGCGGTATCGGCGGCCGCCGCCACGCTGGAGGCGGCGTGGACGCTGGACGCCGAGCAGGCCGAGGAGGCGGCGGTCCTGTACGCCCCGCCGGAGCAGCAGGAGGCTGCCCGGGCCGGCGCGCGGGCGGCGGTCGCCGGCTGGCGCGAGACCTTCGGCCTCCCCAGGGCCGGAAAACTTCCCGACGGAGCCGCCATGCGGACCAGGACGATCGGGGTCCAGTGGCGGGCCCGCGCCGAGGATCGGGTCCAGGTCTCCGTCCTGGTCCAGGTGACCGCGACCAAAGGCGTGCAGGACACCGATCCGACCTACTCCAGCCCGTACGCCATGAGCCTGCTCATGGCGTGGCACTCCGGCATGCGCGGCGGGGGCCGCGGTGACTGGGTCAACATCCCCGATCCCGTCCCGGCCGCGCTGCCCGAGGTGGCCCTGCCCGGCACCGCCGAGTTCACCGCCGCGGGCTGGAAGCCCCTCTCCGGCCCCGAGCCCACCCCGTAGATCGAGGAGACCGTCATGCCCCCACGCAGCCCGTCCCGGCGCGTCACCCTGGTCTCCGGCCTCCTCCTGGCAGGGGTGTCGGCGACGACCGGCGCGATCGTCGCCCAGCCGTGGTCCGCCATGGCGGACCACCGGGTCTCCGACGCCGCACCGACGACGGCACCGGTGGTCGACCCTCCCGTCGCGGCCGGGGAGCCGCCGCCGTCGGGGTCCGAGCGCCCGTCCGAACGTACGGGGAACCCGCCCGGCACCGAGCCTGACGGGCCCGGAGAGGCTCCGCCGGACGACGCGGACCGGCCTCCGCAGGAGGGCGAGGAGGAGCCCGAGTCCGAGCCGGAACAGGGAGACGAGAAGGATCCCGAACCGGAAGCGGAGGAGAGTCCCGCGCCCCGCTCCTCCGGCAAGCAACGGGATCACGCCCCCGAACGCACCTCGAAGCCGCAGGCCCACAGGCGCTCCCCGAGCGAGAGCACCTCGTCCCGCTCGAAGAAGTCCGCCCCGAAGGCGTCCCGAGCGAAATCTCCCGGCCCCGTCGAGACAGCGGCTCCGGCCAAGAGCGACCCGCCGGACCCGGCCAAGAGCGACGGACCCGCCGCCGAACCCGGCCCCACCCCGACGCAGAGCAGCACCGCCGGCGCCGAGCCCACGTCCTCGCATACGGGCACGCCGGGCCCCGGCCCGCGGGAGGAGGCTACCCGGCCCGCCGCGAAGCCGACCACCGGCAAGGAACACGCGACCTCCCGGCCGGCCACCCCGCGCCCCACGTCCAAGCCGGCGCCACCGAAGGAGAACGCCAAACCGGCACCGAGCCCGACCACCGGCACCACGGCCACCTCGGCGCCCCGTACCACCTCCCCGGCGCAGGAGCCCGCTCCCCCGGACCCTGCGACGCCGGCGGAGACGGTACGGCCCACGGCTAGCCCGAGCACGACCCTCGTTCCGGACACCCCCGCCGAGCAGCCGACGGAGGTGCCCGAGACGCTCCAGCCGCTTGAGGCGTTGCCGTCCTCGTCCCCGCCGGCCCGGATCGTCCTTCCGGTGCCGCCGCTGGCGCGCGTCTCCGCCGCCGACTTCTGCGGGCCCCAGGACCCCTTGTGCTGGAGCCTCGCGCCGTGGCGCAGCCGTACCCTGGAGCCGTCCGCCGCCGTTCCGACGGCGGCCAGGCCGGTCGCGCCCCTGTGGGCCTTCGCGCCTCCGCCCACCCGCCCGGCCCTCGCGCCGGACGCGTCCGCCTGGTGGGCTCCGGCGCCGGTCCGCGCGGGCTGCTGGAGTTTCAGTCCCTCGACCCTCTGTGCGAAATCCTGGGAGCAACAGTCATGATCTCCCGGTCGCATGTGCGCCTGGCGGTGTTGAGCATGATCGTCATGCTGACGGTGAGCACCCTGGGCGCCGCCCAGGGCGAGGTGGTCTCCGGCACCGTGGCCGTCCGGGGCGAGGTGACGTCCGGCACCACGGCGACAGCGGCCTGCTCCTCCTCGGCCGACTCGACCGACCTGGGCGCCCCGGCCAGGCTGGCCGATCCGGCCGATCCGGCCGGTTCGGCCGACTCGGCCGACTCGGCCGAACCGGCTGAGCTCGCCGACCTTGCGGGCCCCGCCGACCCCGCAGACCTCGCTGACCCGGCCGACCTCGCGGACCTCGCCGACCCAGCGGGCCCGGCCGACCTCGCCGACCTCGCTGACCCGGCTGACCTCGCCGACGACACCGATCCGTCCGTTTCGACCGATGAAACCGCTCCGACCGGCTCCACCGATTCGACCGCCCCCACCGGCTCGGCCGACTCGACCGGCGGAGCCAGTGCCGCCGACGTCCACGGCTGGGGAACGCCGGCCTGGTGTGCGGAGTTCGACGACCAGCCCGATCCGGCCGACTGGGTGATCTACGACTCGGCCGGGCACGACAACCAGGGCCGCCGCTCCCCCGACCAGCTCTTCATCGGCAACGGATCGCTCTACCTGTACGGCCGCGCCGACGGCACCACGGCCGGGCTGGGCAGCAGGCACAGCCAGGTGTACGGGCGCTGGGAGACCCGCGTCCGCATGTACGAGGGGGCGGACTCCTACCACCCCATCGCCCTGCTGTGGCCGGACGGCGGCGGCGGGGGTGTGCACAGCGCCACCCGCGAGGAGATCGACTTCCTGGGGGTCATGGACCGTCCCGGCAAGTGGCGGGCGAACTTCTACCTGGAGACCCCTCAAGGAGAGGAGCAGTCCTACTCCGAGGTCGACATGACCACCTGGCACACCTACGCCGTGGAGAACGGCCCCGGCGGGGTCGTCGGCTATCTCGACGGCCGGGAGTGGTTCCGTTCGTCCAGGTCCACCCGGAGTCCGATGTCGGCCTGCCTGCAGCTGGACTGGTTCCCCGGTCACGGCAGCCCGGGAGAGGCCTGGATGGAGGTCGACTGGCTCCGCATCTATCCGCTGGACTCCGGCGGCGCGGCAGGCGGCGCGGGGTGAGCGGTCCCGGCAGTCCAGGGAGGGCCGGTCCCGGCAGTCCGGGGAGGGCACGGGATCCCGGTCCCGCGCCCTGACGGGCCTTCCTAGGCGCTCTGCAGCCCGGCGTAGACGCCGCGCATCCGCATCAGTTCCTCGTGGGTGCCCACTTCCTCGATCCCGCCGTCGCGCATGACCACGATCCGGTCGGCGCCGCGGATGGTCGACAGCCGGTGGGCGACGACGAGGACCGTGCGCCCGGCGACCAGGCGGGCCAGCGCCTCCTGGATGAGCGCCTCCGACCGGTTGTCCAGGGCGGAGGTCGCCTCGTCCAGGATCAGCACGCGCGGGTCGCGGATCAGGGCGCGGGCGATGGCCAGGCGCTGCTTCTGCCCGCCGGAGAGGCGGGCTCCCCGCTCTCCCACGACCGTGTCGAGCCCGTCGGGCAGCCGGTCGATGAACTCCAGCGCGTTGGCGTCCCGGAGCGCCTGCCGTACCCGGTCCTCGGGGACGTCGGCCATGCCGTAGGTGACGTTCTCCCTGATGGTGCCCTCGAACAGGATGGACTCCTGTGGCACGACCGACAGGAATCTCCGGTAGGTGCGCATGTCCAGGGTCTCCATGTCGCGGCCGTCGAGCAGGATCCGGCCTGAGGTGGGCCGCAGGAAGCCGATGACGAGGTTGAGCACGGTCGACTTGCCCGCGCCCGAGGGGCCGACCAGGGCGATCGTCTCGCCGGGAACCGCCGTGAGGCTGAAGCCGGTGACCGCGGGGGCGTCGCCGTCCGCACCGTGCTCGCCGTAGGCGAACTCGACGTCGCGGAACTCCACCTCGCCGCGGACGGACACGACCTCGTCCTTGCCGCCGTTGTGCTCCAGGTCGGGGGCCTGGAGCACCTCGCCGATCGACCGCACCGACGCCAGTCCCCTGCTGATCACCGGGGTCAGGCTGAGCAGGGAGGTGACCGCGGAGGTGAGGGTGGCGAAGAAGCTGGTCAGCATGACCACGTCACCGGCGGTGATGGGGATGACCTGGTAGTAGGCGACGAGCGCGGAGCCGGCCAGGAAGGCGACGCCGAGCGCGTTGAGCAGGATCCAGGCGAGCGCGCCGAAGCTGCCGTTGAGCAGGTCGAGCCGGAGCCCCTTGCGCAGCACCCTGGTCAGGGTGCCGTCGACGCGGTGCAGCGCGTCCTGTTCCAGGCCGTGCGCGCGGGTGATCGGGATGAGGGTGGTCATCTCGCTGACGCGGGTGGAGAGCTTCTCGACCTCCCGGCGGAAGCTCTCGTTGTCCTCCCTCAGCCGGGTCCGCATCCGCATCACCAGGAACGCGGCGGCGGGCACGACCACCAGGAAGACCGGGATCGCGGCGGGCACCCGCAGGGCGATCACCACCAGGCCGCCGGCCAGCATGGTGAGGGCCGACAGGCCCATGTCGCCGGCCTGCTGGGTGGTCTGCTCCACGCTCTCGACATCCCGGATGACCTTGGTCTGGAGTACGGCGGCGCTGACCCGGGAGTGGTAGCCGATGGAGAGCTGCTGCATCCGCCGGCAGAGCGCGGAGCGCAGGCCCATGCCCATCCGCCGGATGGCGCCGTGCAGGCAGCGGACGTAGAGCAGGTGGAAGGGGTAGTTGAGGAGGAGCAGGACGAGCAGCACGGCCGTGTTGATCCACAGCTCGGTGATCGGGCGGTGGCCGACCACGATGTCGACGACGTTGGCGGTGATCAGCGGCAGCAGCCAGGTGGGACTGTGCTTGACCAGGAAGGCGAAGACCGCGACGAGCAGCTTGAGGCGGTCTTCCCGGAAGAGGTAGGCGAGTGTACGGATGGGGTGCTCGCCCCGGTAGCGATGATCGAGAGCGCCGACCACAGATCCCCCAAATCGCGATAAATAACTATCTAATCTTCTCCTTTCGCGATTTCATCCGTGTGACGGCCCCCACACAAGACGCTCAGCGGACGTACGGCCGGGCCGCCCGTCCCTCCCGCAGGGTGGTCGCCCACCAGGTGAGCTGGTCGAGCATGACCTTGGCCGCGCCGTTGACGCCGTCCGGCTCGACCGGCCGGCCCGCCGCGTCGAAGTGAGCGTCCGTCTGGTGGAAGCTCACGGTGTCGCGCAGGGAGACCACGTGCAGCTCGGCGAAGACCAGGCGGAGCTGTTCCACCGCCCGCAGGCCGCCGGAGCGCCCGCCGTACGAGACGAAACCGACCGGCTTGGCCGCCCATTCGTGCCGGACCGAGTCGATGGCCAGCTTCAGCGCGGCGGGGTAGCCGTGGTTGTACTCCGGAGTGATCACGACGAAGCCGTCGGCGGCGCCGACCCTCGCGGCGAGCGCGCGGGCCTCGTCCCCGGTGTCACCGGAGCGCGCGGGCTGGAGCGGCGGCAGCGCCGTCCGGCCCAGGGCGATCACGTCCACGTTCAGGTCGGCCCGTCGCGCGGTCTGCTCCAGGAACCACTGCCCCACCGTCGTCCCGAAACCGCCCTCCCGGGTGCTTGCGATGATCACTGCGACGTCGAGCACGACGGCCTCCCTGACGGATCGGTCCCCGGCGGGCCGATCCACGACGGACCGATCCGCGACCGATCACCCTCCGGCGGACCGATCGGATCGACGGCCCACGATGACCACCGTGCAACCTCCAGTGCACTTGAGGTCAAGTGGTCCCGGCGCGGCCCGTCCGAGGTCAGGCGGTCCCGGCGGGCAGGCGCATCTCCAGGATCTGGCCGGGCCACTCCTCGACCTTGAAGGTCTCGGTCCTGGTGAAGCCCTGGCTCTCGTAGTACTCCACCAGCCGGCCGTCGTCGCCGGCGTAGCAGTCGACCCTGAGCAGCGAGACCCCCAGCTCCACCGCCTCGGCGCGGGCGCGTTCCAGGAGCACGGAGCCGACGCCGCGGCCGTGGAACCGCTGGTCGATGACCAGCACCCGGACGTACAGCTCCGGCTCGGGGGCCGGGGTGACGTACTCCATCGCGGGCCCGAGGACCAGGCATCCGGCGGGCTCGCCGTCGATCTCGGCGATGCGCATCCCACCGGAGGCCGCCCAGGAGGTCGCCCGCTCGACGCGGGCGGGAATGGCGGAGAACGGCTCGCTGCCCCACTGACCGGTGCGGCCCCGCGCGGTCAGCCAGGCCACCGCGCTGTCGAACATCCCCAGAACCGCCGGAACATCATCGAGACTGCCATCGCGGATAATCATCGGCGGATCGTAACAGGGGCCGGGAAACGGACAGGCGCGCGGTGGCCCGGCGGCGAGGTCCGCACCGGCCGCCCCTTCCCGGGACGGCCCGGTGAGCAGGAGCGCGCCGGCCGTCCCTCTCCGGCACGCTCCGATGAGCAGGAGCGTGCCACGGGTTCTTATCCGCCCTTTACGGGGGATTAGTACACTCGGCGACGGCCGGAATCCGGCTCCTCAGCCATGGGTGCACGCCCTGGCCCATCCCCTCGGGAGTCACGTGAGCAGCGGGTTGACCGACGCACCCTCCAAGCCCGTGGAGCAGCGTCCCGCCCGGCGCCGCCGCAGGTGGCTGTGGTGGCTGGTGGCCGCGGTCACCGTCGTCGTGGTCGCGGTGGCGGCGACGGTGGGCGGGGTCTACGTCAAGCTGACCGGCAACGTCAAGCACGTCGACGTCACGCCGGAGGATCTGGGCCCCCGTCCGGCCAAGGTCGCCACCAAGGCGCTGAACGTCCTGGTCGTCGGATCGGACCAGCGCAGCGGCAAGAACGCCAAGTACGGCAGGTTCCCCGGCGAGCGGACCGACACGATCATGCTGGCGCACATCTCGCCGAAGCGGGACAACGCGATGGTCGTCAGCTTCCCCCGGGACTCGATGGTCCAGCTCCCCGAGTGCCGGGCCAGGCAGGGGCTCCCCGGCCAGCGGCCGCACCTGGGCATGATCAACGAGTCGTTCAACTCCGGCGGGATCACCTGCACCTGGAAGACCGTCGAGTCGCTCACCGGCATCCACATCGACCACTTCGTGAAGGTCGACTTCACCGGGTTCAAGGGCATGGTCGACGCGGTCGGCGGCGTCGAGGTCTGCCTGCCCGAACCGGTCCACGACAAGAAGGCCCTGCTGACCCTCCCCGCGGGCCGGCAGACGCTCAAGGGCGAGCAGGCCCTGGGCTACGTCCGGGCCCGCTACAGCCTGGGCGACGGCTCCGACATCGGGCGCATCCAGCGGCAGCAGATGTTCATCGCGTCCATGGTCAAGAAGGTGATGAGCGGCGAGACGCTCACCGACCCCGGGAAGCTGTTCGGCTTCCTCGACGCGGCCACCAAGTCGGTCACGACCGACCCCGGGCTCACCCCCCTCGTCATGAAGGACCTGGCGACCAGCGCCCAGGGCCTGGCCGCCGGGCAGATCCACTTCATCACCACCCCCTGGCGCTACTCGGTCACCTATCCCGGCCGGGTGGAGTGGGTCGGGCCGCAGAGCAGGAAGCTGTTCCAGATCGTCGCCCAGGACAGGGCGGTCACCGGTTCCGGGGTCAAGGGCGGCCAGTCCAGGGTGCCCCGGTCGAAGATCCAGGTCGAGGTGCGCAACGGGACCACCCGTTCGGGCCTGGCCTCCCTGGTGGCCGTCAGGCTTGAGGAACGGGGCTACCACATCGCCAAGATCGGCGACGCGCCGCGCAAGCCGTACCCGAAGACCACCATCGCCTACTCGCCCAACGGCGCGGCCGGGGCGCCGACCCTCACCCGTGACCTGCTCGCCTCCAGCGGCAGGCCCGTCCCCCGGGCGACCACGGCGCGGCTCGTCCTGACCATCGGCGACGACTGGAAGGGCCTCAAGCCGCCCCGTCAGGACGACGCCGCCGACCTCAACGGCTTCGACGCCACCCACGACTCCTGCGCAGGCGCCTGATCATCCCCTTTGAGTAGGGTTCGAGGCATGTTGCATGGAAGAGCCGCCGAGCAGGCCGTCATCGACCGGCTGCTGGCGGACTCCCGTGCGGGCCGGAGCGGCGCCCTGCTCGTCCGGGGCGAGCCGGGGATCGGCAAGACCGCTCTGCTGGACTATGCGGCCGCCGCCGCCGGGGACCTGCGGGTGATCCGCGGCACCGGGGTGGAGTCGGAGGCCGAGCTGCCGTTCGCCGGGCTGCACCTGCTGCTGCGGCCGGTGTTCGACCGGGCCGGGGCGCTGCCCGAGCAGCAGGAGCGGGCCCTGCGGGCCGCCTTCGGGCTGGCCTCCGTGGAGTCCGGGGACCGGTTGCTGGTCGGCCTGGCCGTGCTCTCCCTGCTGTCGGAGCTGGCCGAGGACGGCCCGCTGCTGGTGCTGGTGGACGACGCGCAGTGGCTGGACCGGGCCTCGACCGACGCGCTGCTGTTCGCCGCGCGGCGGCTGGACGCCGAGGGGGTCGCGCTGATCCTCGCCGCGCGGGAGCCCTTCACCGCGCCGGGGATGGCGGAGCTGCCGGTGAGAGGCCTCGACGCCTCGGCCGCCTCGGCGTTGCTGGGCACCGGTGTCAGCCCGATCGTGCGCTACCGCGTGCTGGCCGAGGCGCGGGGCAACCCGCTCGCGCTGATCGAGCTGCCCGCCGCGGCGCCCGCCGACGGTACGGCGCTGCCGCTCACCAGCCGGGTGCAGGACGCCTTCCTGGGACAGGTCAGGCGGCTGCCCGAGGCGACACAGGGCCTGCTGGCGGTGGCCGCGGCCGAGGACACCGGCGACCTGGGCGTCGTGCTGCGGGCCGCGGCCGGGTTCGGCGACTTCCTTGAGGACCTCCATCCGGCGGAGAGCGCCGACCTGGTCAGGGTCGGCGAGGGGACCATGACGTTCCGGCACCCCCTGGTCCGGGCCGCCGTCTACCAGGGGATCCCGCCCAGCCTGCGCCTGGCCGTGCACAAGGCGCTGGCCGCCGTGCTCGACGGCCCCGACGACGCCGACCGGCGCGCCTGGCACCTGGCCATGGCCGCGACCGGCCCGGACGAGGAGGTGGCCGCCGAGCTGGAGCGGACCGCCGCGCGGGCGAGCGGCCGCAGCGGTTACGCCGCCGCGGCCAGCGCCTACGAGCGGGCGGCCCGGCTCAGCACGCGGCCCGGATCCCAGGCACGGCGGCTGACGCTGGCCGCGGAGACGGCTGCCTGGGCCGGCGAGCTGGACCGGGCCGGGGCGCTCGCCGAGAAGGGCGGCCGCCGGCTCGCCGCGCTGACCGGGGAGGAGGACGGCGCGGCCGGGGAGCCGGCGCTCCGGGCACGGCTCACGCACGTGCGGGCGACCGCCGACTTCCTGCGCGGGTCGCTGCACACCGCGCACGAGGCGCTGCTCGACGGCGCCGCGATGGTCGACGGCGCCGGTGCGGCACGGATGCTGATGCAGGCGCTGCACGCCGCCTGGTACATCGGCGCGCCCGAGCTCGACCGCACGGCGGCCAGGCTCGACGCCCTGGGTCTCCCCGGCGACGACCCGCTCGCGCCGGTCATCGGATTCGTCACGGCGGTCCTGTCCCGGCGGGAGGCCCCGCCGTCGCTGGCGGAGGTGGTCGCCGAGGCCCGGCGGGCGGGGGCGGACGGCCCGCGCGACCTGGTCCAGGTCTGCGGGTTCGGGCTGGCGGCCGGGCAGGACGGAGAGGTCCGCGAGACCGCCGCGTCGCTGATCGCCGAGGCCCGGTCGCTGGGCGACATCGGGGCGCTGCCGACGCTGCTCTTCTTCCTCGCCGAGACCGAGCTCTTCCAGGGACGGCACCGGGACGCGCTGACCGCCGCCACCGAGAGCCTGCGCATCGCGCGCGACACCGGGCAGCGGCAGTGGGTCAGCCAGACGAACAGCCTGCTGGCCCACCTCGCCGCGATCGAGGGCGACGACGGGCGCTGCCGCCGGCTGGTGGACGAGGCCCTCGCGGACGGTGCGGCGGGGACCCGGTGGACGGTCTGGTCGCTGGGCGTGCTCGACCTCGGCCACGGCCGGGTCGAGGCCGCGCTCTCCCGGCTCGAACCCATGGCCGGCGGGCACCACGTGTCCGAGACGCGGTGCGTGCCCGATCTGGTGGAGGCGGCCGTACGGCTCGGCGTCCCGGAGCGGGCGGCCGGGGCCTTCGCACGCTACCGGGAGTGGGCGGAGTACACGCGGCAGCCGTGGGCCGAGGCCCTGGTGCTGCGCTGCCGGGCCCTGCTCGAAGACTCGGAGGAGCATTTCGCCGCGGCTTTGAAGATCGACGGCAGGCCGTTCGAACGGGCCAGGACCGAGCTGCTCTACGGCGAGTGGCTCCGCCGTACCCGGAGGAAGGCCGACGCGCGCGCCCATCTGCGCACCGCGCTGGAGGCCTTCGAGCGCCTGGAGGCCACGCCGTGGGCGGAGAGGGCACGTGCGGAGCTGAGCGCCACCGGGTCCGCCGCGCCCGCCGCCCCCGCGCCCGGACTGCTGGCCCGGCTCACGCCGCAGGAACTGCAGATCGTACGGCTGGCGGCGCAGGGCCTGTCGAACCGGGACATCGCGGCCCAGCTCTTCCTGAGCCCGCGCACGGTCGGCCACCACCTCTACAAGGCCTATCCCAAGCTCGGCGTCGCCTCCCGCGGCGAGCTCGGCACACTCCCCCTGTCCGACTAAACGGACATAAGAGCATAGACCTCCTTTGCTTCCCAATGAATACCCTCCACCTATAAGTGTGTGAAGGGGGATTTATAGGGGGAAATGTGGCTTCATCGCTATGGCTGCGCTCAATCCGGGGACGAGTGACGTTCACCGCACTCATGATCTTCGCGGTGGTCCTGGGGATCGGGGCGTGCGCGACGTCACTGGGTGTGCGCGCCAAGGTGCTGAACGAGACCACCCGCACCGTGGCCGTGGCGGCCCGGCAGACGTACGAGGTCATCAGCAAGATGCCGCCGACCGGCACGCTCCCGACGAGAGGGGTCGGTTTCCTCCAGGTCGTCACCCCCGAAGGCCGCGTCGTCGCCGCCAGCCCGGAGGCGAAGGGACAGCCTGCGATCAGCGATCTGTGGCCCGTCGGCGGCGACAGCCGGGTGGACGGGACATCCTGTACGACATCCCCCGAGGGCGGGCGGGCGTGCTTCATCGTCGTGGGTTTCCAGAACAGCCGATCCCCCTACGGCAACGTCATGGTCTACGCGGCGGAGCCACAGCCCCCGCTGCTCGGCGGCCACATCCTGGAGATGGCACTGGCCGTCTTCAGCCTCGCGCTGCTCACGATACTCGGCTGGGGCACCTGGCGGGTCGTCGGCCGGACCCTGGAACCGGTGAAGCGGATCCGCGCGGAGATGGCCGAGATCACCGGCACCTCGAATCTCAGCCGCCGGATGACCGTGCCCGACGGGGCGGACGAGATGACAGAGCTCACCCAGACCGTCAACGCGACCCTCGACCGGCTGGAGCAGTCCCTGGAGAGCCAGCGCCGCTTCGCCTCCGACGCCTCCCACGAACTGCGCACCCCGCTGACCGGCCTGCGCACCAAGCTCGAACTGGCGCTCGCCGACCCCGAGGGCGACGATCCGCAGCAGACGATGCGGTCCGCGCTGGCCGACGCCGAGAGGCTCCAGGCCATCGTGGACGACCTGCTCATGCTCGCCCGCCTCGACGCCGGGGTGCAGGACTCACTCGAGTGGATCAACCTCGCCGACCTCGTCACCACCGAGGTGAAGCGGCGGCCGTCCGGGCACAAGATCCTCATGCGGCTCAAGCCCGACGTGGTGGTCCAGGGCAACAGGCTCCAACTCAGCCGACTGCTGACCAACCTGCTGGCCAACGCCGACCGGCACGCGGCCGACGAGGTCGAGGTCTACGTCGGCAGCGAAGGGGACGAGGCCGTACTGGAGGTCACCGACGACGGGCTCGGCATCCCTCCGGACCAGCGCGAGCGGGTCTTCGAGAGGTTCACCCGCCTGGACTCCGCCCGCGGCCGCGACGCCGGGGGGACGGGGCTGGGGCTGCCCATCGCCAGGGACATCGCGGCGGCGCACCGGGGCAGGCTGTACGCGGCCGACAACACCGACGGCCGCGGCGCCCGGCTGGTCCTCAGGCTGCCGCTGTCCACCGGCGGCCCCATCTGAGCTCCCACGCCGTTCCGGTGCGCGCGGCGCGGTGGTCCCCGCGCGGCCCGTACGCCCTCCGCGGTCCTCACACCGCCCGTGCCTCACACCGCCTGTGGTTCTCGCACCGCCCGTGCCTCACATCACCCGTGGTCCTCGCACCGACTGTGGTCCTCGCACCGCCTGTAGCCCGCGCACCGCCTGTGGTCCTTGCACCGCCTGTGGTCCTCGCACCGTCCTGGCCGTTACGCCCTCCTAGCCCTTGCGCCGGACGTGGACCGGGTCGCCCACGCCGACCATGTGGAAGAGCCGCTCGGCGATGTGCTCCGGAACCCGGGCGCACCCGGAGACGGGGCGCAGCGGCGGTGTCGGGGACACGGACGGCTCCGGAGGGACCGGCGTCGGGGAGACCGACAGAGCCGGCCGGACCTGATGGAACGGAGCGCTCCGGTAGAGCGGATGAAGAGGATGGTCCGGTTGGAGCGGGCGATC comes from Streptosporangium roseum DSM 43021 and encodes:
- a CDS encoding sensor histidine kinase, giving the protein MTFTALMIFAVVLGIGACATSLGVRAKVLNETTRTVAVAARQTYEVISKMPPTGTLPTRGVGFLQVVTPEGRVVAASPEAKGQPAISDLWPVGGDSRVDGTSCTTSPEGGRACFIVVGFQNSRSPYGNVMVYAAEPQPPLLGGHILEMALAVFSLALLTILGWGTWRVVGRTLEPVKRIRAEMAEITGTSNLSRRMTVPDGADEMTELTQTVNATLDRLEQSLESQRRFASDASHELRTPLTGLRTKLELALADPEGDDPQQTMRSALADAERLQAIVDDLLMLARLDAGVQDSLEWINLADLVTTEVKRRPSGHKILMRLKPDVVVQGNRLQLSRLLTNLLANADRHAADEVEVYVGSEGDEAVLEVTDDGLGIPPDQRERVFERFTRLDSARGRDAGGTGLGLPIARDIAAAHRGRLYAADNTDGRGARLVLRLPLSTGGPI